One window from the genome of Gimesia aquarii encodes:
- a CDS encoding TatD family hydrolase, which translates to MKLFDTHAHLDEEAFHPDRPETIQHAIDSGVETILTIGTTAESSQRAVDLATAFSHVYAVVGIQPNYVAQMKPGDWELIQTLSTAHKVVGIGETGLDRYWDYAPIELQRDYFRKHIQLSRNLDLPFVVHCREAEEDVVHLLQQEANAAPLKGIMHSFCGSSETAVACLELGLHISFAGMLTFKKNEELRETAREIPLDRLLVETDAPYLAPVPVRGKRNEPAFVKHTCACLAEIHNKSLEEMAEITTANAKALFKLG; encoded by the coding sequence ATGAAATTATTTGATACTCATGCCCACCTTGATGAAGAAGCCTTTCATCCTGACCGTCCTGAAACCATTCAGCATGCAATCGACTCGGGCGTAGAAACGATCTTAACAATCGGAACCACAGCAGAAAGCAGCCAGCGCGCCGTTGATCTTGCGACAGCCTTCTCACATGTTTATGCAGTCGTCGGCATCCAACCCAACTATGTTGCTCAGATGAAACCTGGAGATTGGGAATTAATTCAAACGCTTTCCACTGCCCACAAAGTTGTTGGTATCGGCGAAACCGGCTTAGATCGGTACTGGGATTATGCTCCCATCGAACTGCAGCGTGACTACTTTCGTAAACATATCCAACTCTCCCGAAATCTAGACCTGCCTTTTGTCGTTCATTGTCGAGAAGCAGAAGAAGATGTCGTCCATTTATTACAGCAAGAAGCCAATGCAGCTCCTCTCAAAGGGATCATGCATTCTTTTTGTGGTAGCTCTGAGACAGCCGTCGCTTGCCTCGAGCTGGGACTTCATATCTCTTTTGCCGGTATGTTGACCTTCAAGAAAAATGAGGAGCTTCGTGAAACTGCCCGTGAAATTCCCCTGGATCGTTTATTAGTTGAGACCGATGCTCCTTATCTGGCTCCTGTTCCTGTGCGGGGAAAACGCAATGAACCTGCATTCGTTAAACATACTTGCGCCTGTCTGGCTGAAATCCATAATAAGTCTCTTGAAGAGATGGCAGAAATCACTACCGCCAATGCCAAGGCACTATTTAAACTTGGGTGA
- a CDS encoding glutamate mutase L, producing the protein MNSTTAKQFDLDQINVILATDCGSTTTKAILIEKINGEYRQTYRGEAPTTVEEPAADVTVGVVNAVTEVGELAGRKLIDENGEIIRPAEGDTGCDIYISTSSAGGGLQMMVAGVVREMSAASAKRAALGAGAIVMDTICSNDKRLPHEQIQRIRELRPDMILLAGGTDGGTQKHVVQLAELIAPAKPQPRFGGTYKMPIIYAGNQEVISFVEETFDEDVKLTTVANVRPILEQENLAPARDAIHDLFLEHVMAHAPGYNKLISWADAPIMPTPGAVGNILQTIAEQEGINALGVDIGGATTDVFSVFDGTFNRTVSANLGMSYSVSNVCASATLPMILRWVHLDMNPRELQNHIKNKMIRPTTIPQTREALVFEQAVAREALRLAYIQHKEFATTLKGVQQQRTVGDTFSQNTSGQSIVDNIKLDLLVGSGGVLSHAPNMNQTAAMMIDAFEPEGMTILAKDSIFMMPHLGVLAQVHPKAALQVFERDCLIYLGTCIAPRGFYRTGKTCFKYQITGNTINQSGEMMCGEMKLFPLAQDERATITVEPKRGYDFGAGSGKRMEFEARGGTVGLILDARGRPLMVPAEEKQHLAQLTSWVQELQLYPDNHSK; encoded by the coding sequence ATGAACTCCACAACAGCAAAACAATTTGATCTCGATCAAATCAATGTAATCTTGGCTACGGACTGTGGTAGTACAACAACGAAAGCCATTTTAATCGAGAAAATCAATGGTGAATACCGTCAGACGTATCGTGGTGAAGCACCAACGACCGTAGAAGAACCTGCCGCTGACGTGACAGTCGGTGTTGTGAATGCTGTAACCGAAGTGGGTGAGTTGGCAGGCCGAAAACTCATTGACGAAAACGGCGAAATCATTCGACCTGCAGAAGGCGATACTGGTTGTGATATATATATTTCAACATCCAGTGCAGGTGGCGGGCTACAAATGATGGTCGCCGGAGTAGTGCGAGAAATGTCTGCCGCCAGTGCCAAGCGTGCGGCCCTGGGTGCTGGTGCGATTGTGATGGACACGATCTGTTCTAACGACAAACGCCTGCCTCACGAACAGATCCAGCGCATTCGCGAATTGCGTCCCGATATGATTTTATTGGCAGGTGGTACCGATGGAGGGACTCAAAAGCATGTGGTGCAATTGGCGGAATTGATTGCACCCGCCAAACCACAGCCCCGATTTGGTGGTACCTATAAGATGCCGATTATCTACGCTGGAAATCAGGAAGTCATCTCATTTGTCGAAGAAACTTTTGATGAAGATGTCAAGTTGACAACCGTTGCGAATGTGCGTCCCATTCTGGAACAAGAAAATCTGGCTCCCGCACGAGATGCCATTCATGACCTGTTTCTCGAACATGTCATGGCTCACGCTCCCGGGTATAACAAACTGATCTCCTGGGCGGATGCGCCCATCATGCCCACACCCGGAGCCGTAGGCAATATTCTGCAAACAATCGCTGAGCAAGAGGGGATCAATGCACTGGGCGTCGACATTGGTGGCGCAACAACTGATGTCTTCAGTGTGTTTGATGGCACATTTAACCGAACCGTGAGTGCCAATCTGGGAATGAGTTATTCTGTCTCCAATGTTTGTGCCTCTGCCACTTTACCGATGATCTTACGCTGGGTACATCTCGATATGAATCCACGGGAACTGCAGAATCATATCAAAAACAAAATGATCCGCCCCACAACGATTCCCCAGACCAGGGAAGCCCTGGTCTTCGAACAAGCTGTGGCGCGCGAAGCCCTCCGATTGGCATACATCCAGCACAAAGAATTTGCAACCACACTCAAGGGAGTACAGCAACAACGAACGGTAGGAGATACTTTTAGTCAGAATACCAGTGGTCAGTCGATTGTGGACAATATAAAGCTGGATTTGCTGGTGGGTTCAGGAGGCGTTCTCTCACATGCCCCCAATATGAATCAGACTGCGGCGATGATGATTGATGCATTCGAACCCGAAGGAATGACTATACTCGCCAAAGACAGTATTTTCATGATGCCTCATCTGGGAGTTCTAGCACAAGTCCATCCCAAAGCCGCGTTGCAGGTCTTTGAACGAGACTGTTTGATCTATCTGGGAACCTGCATTGCACCTCGAGGTTTTTATCGTACGGGAAAAACCTGTTTTAAGTATCAGATTACTGGAAACACAATCAACCAATCTGGCGAAATGATGTGTGGTGAGATGAAACTCTTCCCTCTCGCTCAAGATGAACGAGCAACAATCACAGTCGAACCAAAGCGAGGCTATGATTTTGGTGCTGGTTCAGGAAAACGAATGGAATTCGAAGCACGTGGCGGAACAGTGGGATTGATACTTGACGCACGTGGCAGACCATTAATGGTTCCAGCCGAAGAAAAACAGCATCTGGCCCAGTTAACCAGTTGGGTACAGGAATTACAGCTATATCCTGATAATCATTCAAAGTAA
- a CDS encoding DUF6754 domain-containing protein: MHLWKNVVIKQLMILLLCFTSGVTLAAEAPAPPTQFRAEDAPGDAGTAIDLFWTLSPDDEENTKPRKVLRYVIYRKEVDAKEAKYEVIGEPTYRVNTFRDSNCEVDVPYMYRIEAVGQEGLISVPVDLKEPVIATLQWFNLQRSWFAVFVFLICGSVILFIEMARKGKKLKVRKIAGLEAITDAVGRATEMGRSCLFVPGIQDINDIQTVAGITVLAQVAETTADYRATLEVPTSRSLVMTTARDTVEAAYLAAGRPDEYNEDDIYYITDEQFGYVASVTGKMVRDKPAACFYMGAFYAESLILAETGNSVGAIQVAGTAMPTQLPFFVAACDFTLIGEEFFAASAYLSGEPQQLGSLKGQDFGKVIGGILLLAGCIIMTLSSFESAFDPKEKTQAESRPTFLQSAQTYLKDNILGKGGFK, translated from the coding sequence ATGCATTTATGGAAAAATGTGGTAATCAAACAATTGATGATTCTGCTTTTGTGTTTCACATCAGGCGTGACTCTGGCTGCAGAAGCACCGGCACCTCCGACTCAGTTCAGGGCGGAAGATGCTCCCGGCGACGCGGGAACTGCCATCGACCTGTTCTGGACCCTATCTCCAGATGATGAGGAGAACACAAAACCGCGAAAGGTATTACGTTATGTGATCTATCGTAAAGAAGTTGATGCAAAAGAAGCTAAGTATGAAGTGATCGGCGAGCCTACCTACCGCGTCAACACATTCCGAGATTCAAACTGTGAAGTGGATGTTCCCTACATGTACCGAATAGAAGCCGTCGGACAGGAAGGTTTAATATCGGTACCCGTTGATCTTAAGGAGCCAGTGATTGCGACCTTGCAATGGTTTAATCTACAGCGAAGCTGGTTTGCGGTCTTTGTCTTTCTAATCTGTGGTTCGGTGATTCTATTCATCGAAATGGCCCGCAAAGGAAAAAAATTGAAAGTCCGAAAGATCGCCGGGCTGGAAGCCATCACGGATGCCGTCGGACGAGCGACGGAAATGGGAAGATCTTGCTTATTCGTTCCTGGAATTCAAGATATTAATGATATCCAGACTGTTGCCGGAATTACGGTGTTAGCACAAGTTGCCGAAACAACGGCCGACTACCGAGCAACATTGGAAGTTCCTACCTCGCGTTCGCTGGTAATGACGACAGCACGTGATACAGTCGAAGCCGCCTATCTTGCTGCTGGTCGACCGGATGAATATAACGAAGATGACATCTACTATATCACAGACGAACAATTCGGTTATGTGGCAAGTGTGACTGGGAAAATGGTCCGAGATAAACCCGCGGCCTGTTTTTACATGGGTGCGTTTTATGCTGAATCCTTGATTCTGGCTGAAACGGGAAACTCTGTCGGTGCCATCCAAGTCGCTGGAACAGCAATGCCCACTCAACTTCCCTTCTTTGTAGCTGCCTGCGATTTTACTTTGATCGGCGAAGAATTTTTTGCAGCCTCAGCTTATCTGTCAGGAGAACCTCAGCAGTTGGGTAGTCTGAAAGGACAGGACTTTGGAAAAGTCATTGGCGGCATATTGCTGCTGGCTGGGTGCATCATTATGACCTTATCTTCTTTTGAATCAGCTTTTGATCCGAAAGAAAAGACTCAGGCTGAAAGTAGACCCACATTTCTACAATCAGCCCAGACATACCTCAAAGACAATATCCTCGGTAAAGGAGGTTTTAAATAA
- a CDS encoding ExbD/TolR family protein: MKIPTRPRQPGIRFNITPLIDIVFLLIVFFLAATHLTQNDNLEAVELPLASQNKTEPEEPPRRIIVTITLDEQLHVRGKEISPEELDAKLLSIDDTKRKETEVRIRGDHRIPYRIVERVLIGCARAGISNVQFAVLNE, from the coding sequence GTGAAAATTCCAACTCGTCCTCGCCAACCTGGAATTCGCTTTAATATTACTCCATTGATCGATATCGTTTTTCTACTGATCGTCTTTTTTCTTGCAGCCACCCATTTGACTCAGAATGATAATCTCGAAGCAGTCGAACTCCCGCTTGCTTCACAAAACAAAACAGAGCCCGAAGAACCACCCCGCAGGATTATCGTCACGATTACATTAGACGAACAACTACACGTACGTGGCAAAGAAATTTCACCGGAAGAATTGGACGCAAAACTCCTTTCCATCGATGATACGAAACGAAAAGAAACGGAAGTTCGCATTCGCGGAGACCATCGAATTCCTTACCGTATTGTGGAACGCGTACTCATTGGTTGTGCCCGTGCGGGTATTTCCAATGTTCAATTCGCCGTACTGAACGAGTAA
- a CDS encoding ExbD/TolR family protein translates to MKIPSHHKTRHDIQDQATMTPMIDVVFLLLIFFISASANQIREFLLPTKLATGSIESPETVPQEKPLGEVWLKLKREGNQTIVELNEREYAQFDQLKQTLTSLAELAPEIPVILDIEEDVPLGEMIRTYDTSLAAGFHSIHFATDVNKVAPRKKLKTSQN, encoded by the coding sequence ATGAAAATACCTTCCCACCATAAAACACGCCATGACATACAGGACCAGGCGACCATGACGCCTATGATCGACGTTGTGTTTCTGCTGTTGATCTTTTTTATTAGTGCTTCGGCAAACCAGATTCGAGAATTTCTCTTACCAACAAAACTCGCAACGGGCAGTATCGAGTCTCCAGAAACAGTTCCTCAAGAAAAGCCACTTGGTGAAGTCTGGTTAAAACTCAAACGAGAAGGGAATCAAACCATTGTAGAATTAAATGAACGAGAGTATGCTCAGTTCGATCAATTGAAACAAACTTTGACCTCACTGGCAGAACTGGCTCCAGAGATTCCTGTCATTCTGGATATCGAAGAGGATGTTCCTTTAGGCGAAATGATTCGTACCTACGACACGAGTCTTGCTGCCGGTTTTCATTCCATTCATTTTGCCACTGACGTGAACAAAGTCGCTCCCAGGAAGAAACTGAAAACATCTCAAAATTGA
- the lspA gene encoding signal peptidase II produces MSSTVSKVTRYTLLLACLLFCVGCDQVTKKIAVEKLKYEPPITYFNNTLRMEYAENTGAFLSVGSGLSKPVRFFMLVIANAAFLIIVTGMLIFRWQMPLIQFIALSLLLAGGIGNLIDRVFLNGIVIDFLNIGFGPLRTGIFNVADMAITGGALLMLASWFFTKDQSGKENRSESKTPESITPSATES; encoded by the coding sequence ATGTCTTCAACGGTATCCAAAGTGACTCGGTATACTCTACTATTAGCCTGTTTGCTGTTTTGCGTCGGCTGTGATCAGGTCACAAAAAAGATCGCTGTTGAAAAACTCAAATATGAACCGCCCATCACCTACTTCAATAATACTCTGCGCATGGAATATGCAGAAAATACTGGCGCCTTTCTCAGCGTCGGAAGCGGTCTTTCAAAACCAGTCCGGTTCTTCATGTTAGTGATTGCCAACGCAGCGTTTTTAATCATCGTGACAGGCATGCTCATTTTTCGTTGGCAGATGCCCTTGATTCAATTCATTGCCCTGTCACTTCTGCTGGCAGGCGGCATCGGGAATTTAATCGATCGCGTGTTTTTAAATGGAATTGTGATTGATTTCTTAAATATCGGCTTTGGCCCTTTGCGAACCGGTATTTTTAATGTGGCTGATATGGCGATTACTGGTGGAGCCCTGCTTATGCTGGCATCCTGGTTTTTCACGAAAGACCAATCGGGAAAAGAAAACAGAAGCGAATCCAAAACACCTGAATCCATCACACCTTCTGCTACGGAGTCATAG
- a CDS encoding tetratricopeptide repeat protein produces the protein MRTSSLTIMICFFFLLKAMSASAQDKIEIRPDHHVGHATLPCTILDFTQSEVKVKLLPSGSVRKYPSSQVVKVHTPQTEQHQQGLKQLQAGQFEKAISSFGEALNVENRAWVRREILALMIKVALSQDDYLKAAVRFQMMVENEPNSRHFELIPLDWTIQETLSPARSAARNWLTSNDEIKQLMGASILLTARDYEAQAEAALRSLATSTNVNVQQLARTQLWRNRLRAGDLSHLELQRWERNLNQIPEHLKAGAYFLLGTGYAMLERHGQAAASFLWIPLAYDSNPQLSALANLKAADSLVAMGQTANALRLYQETVVRYPHSTSQQIAQQMIDQLLKPDRFNKKPTTQPNSFE, from the coding sequence ATGCGTACTTCTTCTCTGACAATCATGATCTGCTTTTTTTTCTTGCTGAAGGCAATGTCCGCTTCCGCACAGGACAAGATTGAAATTCGTCCCGATCATCATGTCGGCCATGCTACCTTACCTTGTACGATTCTGGATTTCACACAGTCAGAAGTCAAAGTCAAACTGCTTCCCAGTGGATCTGTGCGAAAATATCCGAGTTCTCAGGTTGTCAAAGTTCATACTCCTCAAACCGAACAACATCAACAAGGATTAAAACAACTACAAGCGGGACAATTTGAAAAAGCAATCAGTTCATTCGGTGAAGCACTGAATGTTGAAAATCGAGCATGGGTTCGTCGAGAAATCCTGGCGTTGATGATCAAGGTGGCACTAAGCCAAGATGATTATTTGAAAGCAGCGGTTCGGTTTCAAATGATGGTCGAAAATGAACCGAATTCTCGCCATTTCGAACTCATTCCTTTAGACTGGACGATTCAGGAAACGCTTTCTCCCGCCCGTAGTGCTGCCCGGAACTGGTTGACCTCCAACGATGAAATCAAACAGCTAATGGGTGCGAGCATTCTACTTACCGCCCGCGATTATGAGGCCCAGGCTGAAGCGGCTTTGCGGTCATTGGCAACCAGCACAAACGTAAATGTACAACAACTGGCACGTACCCAGCTTTGGCGAAATCGCCTAAGAGCGGGCGACTTGAGCCATCTGGAACTCCAACGCTGGGAACGAAATCTGAACCAGATCCCAGAGCACCTGAAAGCAGGAGCCTATTTTCTTCTGGGGACTGGATATGCCATGCTGGAACGACATGGACAAGCAGCAGCTTCCTTTCTCTGGATTCCTCTGGCTTACGATTCGAATCCTCAATTATCGGCACTCGCAAACTTGAAAGCAGCAGATTCACTGGTGGCTATGGGACAAACAGCAAATGCATTACGGCTCTATCAGGAAACGGTAGTTCGCTACCCGCATTCCACTTCGCAACAAATCGCACAGCAAATGATTGATCAGTTATTGAAGCCTGATCGTTTCAATAAAAAACCAACAACTCAACCCAACTCATTTGAATAA
- a CDS encoding DUF11 domain-containing protein translates to MLKLSNRMERRASQTLRLCSAVAMMVLVTASHGCSSISPFRVSMPWEKQIPEQIEEKAPAVQHADFDTKVGAIRLSAPAQNASVPPPVQQVAYHQPVTALAQARPPYCEFSPAEQRDFALPAGSDPAVVEMYPDEYLFDGGDRQKPVHYDEFSRLGLDTEDTIVEYQTHKGKQEVKKSNRVAVYAPRFAAIRTASSPLSGTSVDALATTEDTVHGVGLEARTVITQHKQREQLEGIRMRSRASGVETERQQGSVGQTAYISGHTKLSNLFQDTGTETGGQFRQSDEARIAYQIQAAAIWSRTQFPVIAIRERSAHQSKSAVKPEEYIGIEDKRKTEGNLRLIKMADKKNAESGDVITFTIKYENIGDFDVEGIKIIDNLTPRLEYIQDSATSDRKGRLVVEDNLEGSLILTFEVDEPVEGHQGGVVTFQTRVR, encoded by the coding sequence GTGTTAAAATTATCGAACCGAATGGAAAGAAGAGCATCACAAACGCTACGTTTGTGCTCAGCGGTTGCGATGATGGTGTTGGTGACTGCTAGTCATGGATGTTCCAGTATTTCACCTTTCCGAGTTTCCATGCCTTGGGAAAAACAAATTCCTGAGCAGATTGAAGAAAAAGCACCAGCTGTTCAACACGCCGACTTTGATACAAAGGTAGGAGCAATTCGTCTTTCAGCTCCTGCACAGAATGCTTCCGTCCCCCCTCCAGTTCAACAGGTGGCCTATCATCAGCCTGTCACTGCTTTAGCGCAAGCACGGCCTCCCTACTGTGAATTTTCCCCTGCAGAGCAGAGAGATTTTGCACTCCCTGCTGGTAGTGATCCTGCAGTTGTTGAGATGTACCCGGATGAATATCTGTTTGATGGAGGAGATCGGCAAAAACCGGTTCATTATGATGAATTTAGTCGTCTCGGGTTAGATACTGAAGACACCATTGTGGAATACCAAACTCACAAAGGTAAACAAGAAGTGAAAAAATCGAATCGGGTTGCCGTTTATGCACCTCGGTTTGCTGCCATTCGTACTGCCAGTTCACCATTGTCCGGGACTTCGGTTGATGCATTGGCAACAACAGAAGACACTGTGCATGGTGTTGGTTTAGAGGCACGAACGGTTATTACACAACACAAACAGCGAGAGCAGTTGGAGGGAATTCGTATGCGTTCTCGTGCCAGTGGTGTTGAAACTGAACGTCAACAGGGTTCAGTGGGTCAAACCGCCTACATCAGTGGTCATACTAAGTTGAGTAATTTGTTCCAGGATACAGGCACAGAGACCGGTGGACAATTTCGACAGTCTGATGAAGCACGGATCGCTTATCAGATACAGGCAGCTGCAATTTGGTCTCGCACACAATTTCCTGTTATCGCGATTCGGGAACGATCGGCTCACCAGTCCAAAAGTGCTGTTAAACCTGAAGAATACATTGGTATTGAAGACAAGCGGAAAACAGAAGGTAACCTGCGTCTGATCAAAATGGCAGATAAGAAAAATGCTGAGTCTGGTGATGTGATTACCTTCACGATCAAATACGAAAATATAGGTGATTTCGATGTAGAAGGCATCAAGATCATCGATAACTTAACACCACGGTTGGAATATATTCAGGATAGTGCCACTTCAGATCGAAAAGGACGTTTGGTTGTTGAAGATAATTTGGAAGGCAGTTTAATTCTCACATTTGAGGTAGATGAGCCTGTTGAAGGTCATCAAGGAGGTGTGGTCACCTTCCAGACACGTGTTCGGTAA
- a CDS encoding MotA/TolQ/ExbB proton channel family protein, with amino-acid sequence MDRSKSLLKYIRIGFVIFSMTLATPAFCLAADEVDTSGSGIAKVDFRQLVDDAGAIGIIIAVLSVAMVALIVEHIISIRSNTLMPPGLAEEVHSLITQQQYRSADSLCKDNPSFLSYVLSAGLAEVQMGYGAVEKAMEDAAMQQSARLNRKIEYLSVIGTLSPMLGLLGTVWGMILAFSEFSAQANPDVAELAPGISKALITTLFGLSVTVPALASFAFFRNRIDELVAQSSLLAEHVFADFKRSIAVPTKQIGKPLRKRPEEELAQRIAKQQVTRPSPPSGGQET; translated from the coding sequence ATGGATCGCAGTAAATCACTTCTAAAATATATCAGGATTGGTTTTGTCATCTTTAGCATGACTTTGGCCACACCAGCATTCTGTCTGGCCGCCGATGAGGTTGATACATCAGGTTCAGGTATCGCAAAAGTTGATTTTCGTCAGTTAGTCGATGATGCGGGTGCCATTGGAATTATTATTGCTGTTTTGAGTGTGGCCATGGTGGCGCTCATCGTCGAACACATTATCAGTATCCGCAGCAATACCCTCATGCCTCCCGGTCTGGCGGAAGAAGTTCACTCTCTCATCACTCAGCAACAATATCGTAGTGCCGATTCGCTCTGTAAGGATAACCCCAGCTTTTTATCTTATGTACTTTCGGCTGGACTAGCAGAAGTTCAAATGGGCTATGGAGCTGTCGAGAAAGCAATGGAAGATGCCGCCATGCAGCAGTCAGCTCGTTTAAATCGCAAAATAGAATATCTGTCAGTCATTGGAACTTTATCGCCGATGCTGGGTCTCTTAGGAACGGTCTGGGGGATGATTTTAGCTTTCTCCGAATTCTCTGCTCAAGCCAACCCCGATGTTGCGGAACTGGCACCTGGAATTTCGAAAGCATTAATTACGACTCTCTTTGGCTTGAGTGTTACCGTTCCTGCACTGGCCAGCTTTGCTTTTTTCCGAAATCGGATCGATGAGCTGGTTGCTCAATCTTCTTTGCTTGCAGAACATGTCTTCGCTGATTTTAAACGATCTATCGCCGTACCCACAAAACAAATTGGAAAGCCACTTCGTAAACGTCCAGAAGAAGAACTCGCACAACGTATTGCCAAACAACAAGTAACTCGTCCCTCTCCCCCTTCAGGAGGACAGGAAACGTGA
- a CDS encoding vWA domain-containing protein, which translates to MPAALTELDHQTPQWQRNSPLLVVPSWAASLAIHSLLLFILISSLNRCDSGQTGGTDGELRSVGIYVKQSPDAEKTDDTEQETQEETQNNLAYQTQEPLKDVLDQPPVDPLLPELNSKLLGAGPTRAPAVPNSPNSDLTSNLMSPSSALAPPVMGTGNVNFFDAVDSGKRFVFVLDCSGSMAAPQGAPIRKARSELISSLSGLTHHQQFQIIFYNTTTRAMQHRGKSAELLYATDINRTLARQFIQSVEPDGGTDHIPALKRALNFQPDVIFFLTDAKHPQLSSADLNEIRRLNRGKAKIHCIEFGEGFPVMEGNSLEKLARQNKGSYRYYNVRKFLRNR; encoded by the coding sequence ATGCCGGCAGCATTGACAGAACTTGATCACCAAACGCCACAATGGCAGAGAAATTCCCCTCTGCTGGTGGTTCCGAGTTGGGCTGCCTCTCTTGCTATCCACTCACTTCTTTTATTCATTCTCATTTCCAGTTTGAATCGTTGTGATAGTGGTCAAACAGGAGGAACTGACGGAGAACTACGTAGCGTAGGTATTTATGTCAAACAATCTCCGGACGCAGAAAAAACCGATGACACTGAGCAAGAAACTCAAGAAGAAACGCAAAACAACTTAGCTTACCAAACTCAAGAGCCACTCAAAGACGTTCTTGACCAGCCCCCTGTCGATCCTTTATTACCTGAACTGAACTCAAAACTTCTCGGGGCCGGACCAACGCGGGCTCCCGCAGTTCCAAACTCACCCAATTCAGATTTAACGTCAAATTTGATGTCTCCCAGTTCTGCCCTCGCTCCACCAGTGATGGGTACGGGTAATGTGAATTTTTTTGATGCTGTTGATTCGGGAAAACGATTTGTATTTGTTCTCGATTGCTCAGGCAGTATGGCAGCACCGCAGGGGGCTCCGATTCGAAAAGCACGTTCAGAACTCATCTCCAGTCTGTCAGGCCTGACCCATCATCAGCAGTTTCAGATTATTTTCTACAATACAACCACCAGAGCAATGCAGCATCGGGGAAAGTCAGCAGAGCTGCTATATGCGACTGATATCAATCGTACCCTGGCCCGTCAGTTTATTCAGAGTGTCGAACCAGATGGAGGAACCGATCACATCCCAGCTCTTAAGAGAGCTTTAAATTTTCAACCGGATGTCATATTCTTCTTAACTGATGCCAAGCATCCTCAGTTATCGAGTGCAGACCTCAATGAAATTCGCAGGCTAAACAGGGGGAAGGCAAAGATCCACTGTATTGAATTTGGAGAAGGCTTCCCAGTCATGGAAGGAAATTCACTCGAAAAGTTGGCACGACAAAATAAAGGTAGCTACCGCTACTACAACGTTCGTAAGTTTCTCAGGAATCGTTAA
- a CDS encoding LolA family protein: protein MLRILTFIACLLCIAGFTEYFSFSSWADSSQDNTVNKDTSNKSERFLARAEQEPDKKSVQNEPDGPENNLKKNPTLAIGLLNKSREKLLAYSSIRAQITEKVSIGPKPFVIKGSYLQGKDLKLRLEFQVQSQKKDGKPIGTLLEICDGQVLWTEHKIKGNARVTRRDVQAILKQAELNPKSRPNRLVAELGLGGLPGLLASIEKSMKFDSVAEKTVNGKTLTVINGTWKNEFLAQLKGGNPQSPVELPAYVPDAVKIYLDPETLFPRRIVYLKKKEDTIENMVSLSFTKVTLNAPISATEFAYEPPDGVFPVDTTHQYLKQLTQ from the coding sequence ATGTTACGCATTTTAACTTTCATTGCCTGTCTCCTGTGCATCGCAGGTTTTACTGAGTATTTTTCTTTTTCGTCTTGGGCCGATTCGTCGCAAGATAATACAGTTAATAAAGATACATCCAACAAATCTGAACGTTTTCTGGCTCGCGCAGAACAAGAGCCTGATAAAAAAAGCGTTCAAAACGAGCCTGATGGACCGGAAAATAATTTGAAAAAAAATCCGACCCTGGCAATCGGATTACTGAATAAGTCGCGTGAAAAATTATTGGCCTATAGCTCAATCAGGGCACAGATCACTGAAAAAGTCTCAATTGGTCCGAAGCCATTTGTGATCAAAGGCAGCTACCTTCAAGGCAAAGATTTGAAACTACGACTCGAATTCCAGGTTCAAAGTCAGAAAAAAGATGGGAAACCCATCGGAACCTTACTGGAAATTTGCGATGGACAGGTACTTTGGACAGAACACAAGATAAAAGGGAACGCACGAGTCACTCGTCGTGATGTGCAGGCAATTTTAAAACAAGCTGAATTGAACCCCAAATCTCGTCCCAACAGGTTAGTAGCAGAATTGGGCCTGGGTGGACTCCCTGGTTTACTGGCTTCTATCGAAAAGAGTATGAAATTTGATAGTGTGGCTGAAAAAACAGTCAACGGCAAAACATTAACCGTCATCAATGGTACTTGGAAAAACGAGTTCCTTGCTCAGTTGAAAGGGGGAAATCCTCAGTCCCCAGTTGAGCTCCCAGCTTATGTACCAGATGCTGTGAAAATATATTTGGATCCTGAAACGCTTTTTCCACGCCGAATCGTGTACCTCAAAAAGAAAGAGGATACGATAGAAAACATGGTATCACTTAGCTTTACGAAAGTGACTTTAAATGCCCCCATTAGTGCAACGGAATTTGCATATGAGCCACCTGATGGTGTCTTTCCGGTGGATACAACACATCAATATCTTAAACAATTAACCCAATAA